In Puntigrus tetrazona isolate hp1 chromosome 23, ASM1883169v1, whole genome shotgun sequence, the DNA window CACCAGTGTGTCAGAAGGAGGAAAGGCAGATGtaatttcaaatgcaatttatttgtatgaaaaaaaaagtttcaaagcagatttaaagaaaagagaacACAATTAGCTAAGAAATTTGCTAAGAAAAAGATGTGCTTCTGCTCCTCCAGGCTGTTTCCTCAAGGACCGATGCAGATCGTGCTCTGTGACAGAAATCAAACATTGCAGCATTCTATGTTTCTGATATTTGtcaaatgaatcaaattaaCTTCATAGAGGTGCTCAAAATTCttactttttaaatagaaaaataaacaaacatcaaTAATGAGAGAAGTCTTTTTACTCATAAACTCATATGCAGGAGTATGTCACTTCCAGGTACTTATAGACATGGTGACATGGGTCAGAGAACACCGAATTTGACGCATCGACATGACAAGAGGTCTTTCCGTCGCACCTTTTATAGAAAAaagaattattgtttttttattcattttatattgcaaGATTATTAAGTGATTTGTCTAAACAGATGATGTTTCTGCTTTACCTGGAACGCAGACTGGAAGTCTGACTAAAGTAACAGTCTGATCTAGTTACAAATCTATTAGGGCAGATTCCAAGATCCCGTCGTCCATAATTGGCATGATGAACAGAAATAACACCCTtctctaaaacagaaaaactaacATTGATGATGTGACTTCATGAGTAATGGCTAACCTTTATATATTTGAActtattgtttttgtacttCAGAATTTCACGTTTCATCAAATAAGTGCTGTTTATGAAATTTTTTCACAGCTGATCATGTGCTTATTAAAAGAACTTTGAGACGATTCTTACCACAGCCAATGACACTTCTGGTACCTTCACAAGCTATGCTGTGTCCTAGAATTATTGAGGTGGAAAATAGAAACAGGTtccaataatattaataaaagcgtTGACCAAGATTGTTATGATTAATtatgaacattaaaatatagGTTGGAAATGATGTGCATTACTCTGTGGGTGACACTCATAAGACACTTGCAAGTATTTATAAGTCCAAGGACAAGGATCAGAGAAAACAGAGTTAACTGCAAAAACggaacatcttttttttccattacacCTGTTTCATGAACAGACAAAATGAAGGTATGAAAGGGTTACAGTTTTCCATGCTCTTgcaaagtaataaaatgttctCCGATATTAGTTATTCCTACCTAACAGTCATCGTACGGCGAGATGTTTCTTCAAAGCAGTGATTATTTGAGAGCTGCTTAAATGGTCTTCCAACAGAGCACGTTTTGTGATCAGTCCGCCCATAGTTAGCAGAAACGACATGTATGTATCCCACATCTTACACAAGAAGAAGACCGTGAGAATCACTGTTAAGTTTAAACACGCTGCGTGTGAGTCTGGATTACTCACCACAGCTGAGGTGTGCAGACCCTCCTTCACAAACCAGGGATGTTTTTGCTCTTCTTGCAGAGAGGAAACATGCTGTTTAGGTGAGAAAagtaaaatgacacaaaatagaTCATGACGTTTTGTCCTATACTGAAAATTCAGGCTTCTTCGGATTTAAATGTTTCGCGGGACATCTCACCATGCTGACACAGCAACAGCAGCACTGTAAaaccaaacagaaacaaatactgaaaatactcgatctaaaaaactaaatcaaaagtAAAACGACAGTACTTACAAGTGATCCAGCTTAGCTTTTGCGCCACCATGGTAGATTGGATAGATGTGGATAGATCTTGTTTTCTTATGTAAAGTTACGTTCATGTGCTGACGGTATTTATAACAAGATCCATCACCACCTGTTGACTATAGATAACAAAAGAGGAAATTACAGTTACACTTCATAATCTTTTAATGTTGAAATCGTACATTTCGTGAAAGTACCTGAAGCTGGTGTTCATAAAATAATGGGAGCCTTGTCTTGAGGATCActgaacaattaaataaaaacacttttagcatCGATGCCTTATACTGTACAGGGATCTTATAATATTCACCCATTACAAAAACCCCACATTAAACATCCAGGTGGAATTAATTACTTGATGAACAGCATATTCTCATTTGTGCTGACATATATGGTTGTGGAAGACAGGTTCCCTGAGCTGTGTCATCTCTTGGTGTCATCTCCACGGTCTGTTTCTTCAGATGGCGGTTTGTTTCAGACAAAGTTGTGTCTAGTTTCTTAATAGTAGTCTTAATCTGAATTTTATATCTAAGCGATTGCACTATGACTGCACAAATTGTGCACAAATTCGTAACACTTCTAAAGTtccatagatatatatatagatatagatatattccatatatatatatatatatataaaatattaacccATTAACTGATCATGTATGCATGATTTTCATCCTCCCCACTAATATTGCATTATCTCAGAGTGATTAATACTGAAGCTGTCAGCTGCATGATCAGTCCATGAGTagaattaatcacaattatctgtaattgttttaatgcacaaaatgtatttttcgtgcaaaactgctttaaagaactaaaactttaaataaagctcttgtgttttgttgattATTCTAGAAGAACTTGAGTTTTTCTCTGCCAGATCTCCTGATTGAACTAAATTAATGAGGTTTTGCGAAAGTTTCCTTTCAGAGTAGAtggcattttatttctttttcatataGCTGTAACGATGAGATCAGGCAGAGACAGAATTCATTTGCAAACACAACTTTAATCGTGAAGTTAACAAGATACTCAGACAATCCAAGACACAGGAACACGCAAAGACAATCAGACTAAACACGGTAACAAAGTCAAGGTTTAACAAATCACCAAGGAGAGAACTGATATCTCTGACCAAAAACAAGAATAGTAGCAATATACCTATAACATTAGGGACACTTTTTTCTATTCTAAACTATGTGTCGTAGTTGCTCATTTTGATTTGctatgctttaaataaaattatttctatttctatctaTTTCTATTCTCTTACATTGCTTCCTGTCTCTTTCATACTGTCATATAGTCATAAAAACAACTAAGGAAAGGACTGAAATAATCATTACATAAACTTCACATTACTCATTGGTTTGTGATAATCGTGAAGTTTTTTATGACCAAGGAAATCTTAAATATTATGCCCTTTTTATTGCTCTCGTCAAACAAGCATAGCGCTTTGTGCAACAAACATGGTTTTAAAGAagctttaaagaaaaagaaaacagacagaacACTGCTAAAGAAAATTGTGTGCTTCTGCACTTACAAGATACACTTAGTGATAGATGCAGCTCATGATCTGTGACGTTGAGACAGAAATCAAACACTGCAGCGTTATAGATTTCATTAATGGCTTTCACATCGGAGAAGCCTTTCATGGTTCCCAGAACTATTGGCGGTATAACTATTGTCATTCTACTAGTGAGATTCTGAGTAAAAGCATACAATCAACCAACTTTATAGTCGTGTTGAAAAATCAATCCAACCCTCAGAGAAAATAATGGTTTGCCAAAACTTAAGTAGAAGTGTATTGTAGTTTCTTATTTATAAGCACAGGCTCCAGGATCCAGTCATCCATAATTGATATGAATAACAGCAATAATATCGTTCTCTGAAACAGATCAATTGACATTAATAATGAGTGATGGCTAAGTATCACATGTAAAAGATGATCCACAAGAAAATGCTTCAGTTTGTAGCGCATTAAATTTGTTACTTGTTGTTTCGTTGtaaataattgtgaaatttactttgcgtgaaaaaaaaaagtggttgcTGGTTATTCGTACACATTCATACTTTATGACCACAGATCTTTATGTAGTGGTTTGTTTCAGACGAAGTTGCTCTTAGTTTGTGGAAACTGTCAGAATTTTATAGCTATAAGCGATTGTACTTTAACTGCACAAACTGTGTACAGATTTGTAACACTTAATGACCATCAACATTATGTGTTTGGATTCATATGTTGTTATTTAATGCCATGACGTTTCATTAAAGTGTGTGACttaacttttcaaaagttttctgCATAGACTGTACATAGGCCTGTGACctaggttattttttttcttgcttttttcctGTCACGCTATTTTTGAGGCATCGTTTGCTTTACTATACTTAACTTTACTTTAGTTAAAATGACAGGCTAATACTAGCCcaatgataaattaaataattagttcattacttttaaacttatttcaaagGAAACGCATAATTTCATTGATCGAACGACTTCTGGATACATCGGAATTCCATCTGATCCACATCATCAGCATTCGTTTGCACCTGGATACCATGGTAACAAGTAAACATCAGGACGCTATGACGACACGGGGCGCAGGTAATGCATCCAAAACCGGGCTCAATTTTTTACCTtgaattttattatatgttttgatCAACTTTCTAGCTCCACGGGTCGCGTTCGGCAGCTGCCAGAAACGCCTGATGTTTCCAATGCACTTTGCGCCTGATCGCATGGGCAATGAAATGCTCGCGCTCCACGGCTCCACAGAACTAGGACCCGGATGTTACGACAACCACACGGTGAGTACCCAGGAAGGCACAACATTTAATAACAAGTCATGTAACGCGTCATTCTTTACAACTAACTAAGCCGTTCCCAGGTGGGCACTCTTACATATGAGCTCCAACACAGACCTGAGAGCAAGAGGGGATATGTGTTTGCAGCGCGCACTGCACCACGCTTTTTGCCTCCAGTTAAAGTAACTCATTGTTTATGAATTAGTAAGTCACATCgcaattttttctttgttcaatgtaatgtgatttaaatgcatCGCCTTTTTTATAGACGGCCACCCCTTCGCCAGAGAAATACCAGCAAGACTGGACTCGGTCTAAAGTGTGTCCTCCTGGAAAAGCTCCCTTCAATAGTACCACTGCAAAATTCAAACATCCAAACACAGACTCCAGCCCTgggtattactgtttttataattttactatatataattttatctaataattttaatacatttttaatgaatgtattttgctaaaaaaaaaaaaagaccccatagtgcttaaaaataattgaagGTCAGGACCCCTGACTTCTGCAGTTGTTTGTGCAACTGGGTAATGTTTATTgatatgtttattgttttttactcTGACTTCTGacctaataaaacattacagagCTTGGAATAACTAGAAAAACtgcatattaattataaattaatttacgtTCCCTCATAACCATTCATCTAGAATTAGTTTTACCCCATTTATGACTCTAATTATGTTACTACAAAATGCAAAGCACATCAGAATtctgaaataaagagaaatatggGGTTCATAattcttttttgtaaattttagtATATCGTCTATATTAAACTACACGGGTTTGTGTAAAACCTGATGGTTAAGCAATTCGACATGATTTGAGAATGATCATCTATGAAGCATGTATTTGCTCAAGTGCATGCAAGAATGAAATGAATCGCAGATTTTCAATGTATATGCCTTTTTTTAGTCCAGGGGCATATGTTCATGGCAGCATCCAAAGCAAAAAGGTGTCATGGCCTATGAAATTCAGCCTCCAGACTGGACAAAAGTGCCATCGCTGGAGAGAAGAGCACTGCGTACAGAGGttacaatataattacaatataataaaatggttttttaaatgtttttccttaATTTGGTCTTTTGTGTCCATGCAGCTCTACCATGACAAAGAGTTTAGGAAACAGAGGAACAGGGTGGCTTATCTAAGCTTGTTTTACTGATCACTCGAACTACCACAAGAATTCAGCGTGACtatcaaatgcataaaaacattaaagatttATACTTCCTATTTCATAACATGTCCAGTGTCAAAACATATTTCTGAGGTacattacttaaaattaaactgaagtAATAAGTAACAGGACATTCATAATGGGGATGTTTACACCATCACGGTCTGGTTTAATTTTCcacttttgaaacattttgtacttttgaaacaatgcttaaaataaacaatgaaaaacatttattaccaATCACAAATGAATAACAGATACTCAAATCAAAAGAGAATGCCACGTTTCTGGTGtgttgtaaattatattttaagggaaggcttattaaaacaaactatcAAAATTAAACTGTAAGCTGTGTTACTCTTTTGAGGAGTTGACTGCTTGAAATTCATCTAATATTTCTCAGATGTTCTGAACAGTCTGTCATTCTATAAGAATCAAACGTCAGTAACACGATGGACTGCTGCAGGTTTCC includes these proteins:
- the LOC122329224 gene encoding L-rhamnose-binding lectin CSL3-like: MVAQKLSWITLLLLLCQHACFLSARRAKTSLVCEGGSAHLSCDVGYIHVVSANYGRTDHKTCSVGRPFKQLSNNHCFEETSRRTMTVRCNGKKRCSVFAVNSVFSDPCPWTYKYLQVSYECHPQRHSIACEGTRSVIGCEKGVISVHHANYGRRDLGICPNRFVTRSDCYFSQTSSLRSRCDGKTSCHVDASNSVFSDPCHHVYKYLEVTYSCILLVFLCQYALGLIKVIKANYGRTDRTTCASGKPAHQTSNIRCVRGSYLRTMSTRCDGRKSCSVPAVNSVFSDPCVGTFKYLEVHYVCVRKDALRINQISASDSVLPDPVTASI
- the LOC122328781 gene encoding LOW QUALITY PROTEIN: protein pitchfork-like (The sequence of the model RefSeq protein was modified relative to this genomic sequence to represent the inferred CDS: inserted 1 base in 1 codon) produces the protein MVTSKHQDAMTTRGAAPRVAFGSCQKRLMFPMHFAPDRMGNEMLALHGSTELGPGCYDNHTVGTLTYELQHRPESKRGYVFAARTAPRFLPPVKTATPSPEKYQQDWTRSKVCPPGKAPFNSTTAKFKHPNTDSSPGPGAYVHGSIQSKKVSWPMKFSXPDWTKVPSLERRALRTELYHDKEFRKQRNRVAYLSLFY